A window of the Fulvia fulva chromosome 11, complete sequence genome harbors these coding sequences:
- a CDS encoding ABC multidrug transporter atrA, which translates to MSSNDAAHSHDSPTPLNHSKYMTEARREAAEDPIDSVGKKDPDSGSDSEDSSNPISADARATLMRLATQSQPYYSHARKSVSPAEHPGALERKDTLHGLKPGDDVLDPKSPQFHLYKWIRMAIKLFDDEGMTHKRAGIVFRHVNVSGSGSALNVQRTVGDWLAAPLRMRGLFNFSKSQPRRILRNFDGLVKSGELLIVLGRPGSGCSTFLRTITGEMHGLDLNQGSTVHYNGISQERMLEEFRGEIIYNQEVDKHFPHLTVGETLEHAAALRTPQNRPMSVSRQKFVDHVTQVIMAVYGLSHTYNTKVGNDFVRGVSGGERKRVSIAEMALAGSLLGAWDNSTRGLDSATALNFVNSLRLTSNLLGSSHAVAIYQASQAIYDLFDKAIVLYEGREIFYGKADAAKAYFERQGWYCPPRQTTGDFLTSVTSPSERQAAEGYENRVPRTPDDFEKFWRSSPEYQELQREIQDYEQEYPVGDKGTELEAFRQYKGQQQSDHVRPKSSYVVSVWMQIKLNMKRSWQRIWNDKASTMTPILTNVIMALIIGSVFFNSPDASVAFTAKGAVLFFAILLNALAAITEINSLYDQRPIVEKHKSYAFYHPSTEAMAGIVLDIPIKFTMAVAFNLTLYFLAGLRREPSQFFIFFLINYTATFVMAAVFRTMAAVTKTISQAMALSGVLVLAIVIYTGFVVPVRYMGDWFGWIRWINPIFYAFEILIANEFHGREFTCSAFIPAYPDNVANALAGTGGTSFICNVVGAVAGELTVNGDRYIAESYGYYYSHVWRNFGILLAFLIGFLGIYFLAVEVNSNTSSSAEVLVFRRGHVPAYMQDMAKGNANDEEAGAPEKVAEVEAQQNEEGGVDVISPQTDIFTWRDVSYDVEIKGEPRRLLDNVSGYVKPGTLTALMGTSGAGKTTLLDVLAQRTTMGVVTGSMFVNGAPLDDSFQRKTGYVQQQDLHLETSTVRESLRFSAILRQPKTVSTKEKYDYVEDVIKMLNMEDFAEAVVGVPGEGLNVEQRKLLTIGVELAAKPKLLLFLDEPTSGLDSQSSWAICAFLRKLADSGQAVLCTIHQPSAILFQQFDRLLFLRKGGQTVYFGNIGEQSRTLLGYFESNGARKCDDDENPAEYMLEIVGGQDHDWVQTWNDSEQYGEVQQQIEQFHSEKKGASANGDDDPSAHSEFAMPFWSQVLEVTRRVFQQYWRMPSYIMAKMLLSGASGLFIGFSFYSADATLQGMQNIVYALFMVTTIFATLVQQIMPLFVTQRSLYEVRERPSKAYSWKAFLLANIVVEIPYQIIAGLLIYATFYYPVVGVQSSERQGLVLLFCVVFLIYASTFAHMCIAAMPDAQTAGAIVTLLFAMTLIFNGVMQSPTGLPGFWIFMYRVSPMTYWVAGMAATMLHGRQVTCSQQELSVIDPPGGLTCQAYFEPYLQQAPGYLLNPDATEQCGYCSISVADTFLAGSGIQWGDRWRNFGIMWAYVFFNIFAAVMLYYFFRVRSSSKKSKTSKTKKNDKSNEGTNADQQAKKGNTAAAMSFAGVGTSAAGVANGYLTNNLQRVSTNKRNAHIY; encoded by the exons ATGTCCAGCAACGATGCTGCCCACAGCCATGACTCTCCGACACCCCTCAATCACTCCAAGTACATGACGGAAGCACGCCGAGAGGCCGCCGAAGATCCAATCGATTCTGTTGGGAAGAAGGATCCAGACAGTGGCTCTGACAGCGAGGATTCATCGAACCCCATCTCCGCCGATGCGAGAGCCACATTGATGAGACTGGCCACACAATCACAACCCTACTACTCGCACGCCCGGAAAAGCGTTTCTCCTGCCGAACACCCGGGAGCACTCGAGCGAAAAGACACTCTCCATGGCCTGAAACCAGGTGACGATGTTCTCGATCCAAAGAGTCCGCAATTCCATCTCTACAAGTGGATTCGGATGGCCATCAAGCTGTTCGATGATGAAGGAATGACCCACAAGCGAGCTGGCATTGTTTTCAGACATGTCAATGTCAGTGGATCTGGCTCGGCACTGAACGTCCAGCGCACCGTCGGTGACTGGCTCGCAGCGCCTTTGCGGATGCGCGGGCTGTTCAACTTCAGCAAATCGCAACCACGACGAATCCTCCGGAACTTCGATGGCCTCGTGAAAAGTGGTGAGCTCCTGATTGTTCTTGGAAGACCAGGTTCGGGATGCAGCACCTTTCTCAGGACCATCACCGGTGAAATGCACGGGCTCGACCTCAACCAAGGATCAACAGTGCACTACAACGGCATTTCGCAAGAACGAATGCTGGAGGAGTTCCGCGGCGAGATCATTTACAACCAAGAAGTCGACAAGCACTTTCCTCATCTCACAGTAGGAGAGACGCTCGAGCACGCCGCAGCCCTTCGAACACCACAGAACCGACCAATGAGTGTATCGCGACAAAAGTTCGTCGACCATGTCACCCAGGTCATCATGGCCGTCTACGGCCTGAGCCACACTTACAACACGAAAGTAGGCAACGACTTCGTTCGCGGCGTGTCCGGTGGTGAGCGGAAGCGTGTTTCGATTGCAGAGATGGCTCTCGCAGGCTCCTTGCTTGGAGCTTGGGACAACTCGACAAGAGGATTGGACTCTGCTACCGCATTGAACTTTGTCAACTCCCTGCGCCTCACATCAAACCTGCTGGGCTCATCGCATGCCGTCGCCATCTACCAGGCTAGTCAAGCCATCTACGACCTGTTCGACAAGGCAATCGTGCTCTACGAAGGGCGAGAAATCTTCTACGGAAAGGCGGATGCAGCGAAGGCGTACTTTGAACGTCAAGGCTGGTACTGTCCACCCCGCCAGACCACCGGCGACTTCTTAACCAGTGTAACGAGCCCCTCCGAACGACAGGCAGCCGAAGGCTACGAGAACCGCGTCCCAAGAACCCCAGACGACTTCGAGAAATTCTGGCGCAGCAGCCCAGAGTACCAAGAACTGCAGCGCGAGATTCAGGACTACGAGCAGGAATACCCTGTCGGCGACAAAGGAACGGAACTCGAAGCTTTCCGACAGTACAAGGGACAGCAGCAGTCAGACCACGTCCGTCCCAAGTCTTCGTACGTCGTTAGCGTGTGGATGCAAATCAAGTTGAACATGAAACGATCGTGGCAACGTATCTGGAACGACAAGGCTTCGACGATGACGCCTATTCTGACGAACGTCATTATGGCTCTCATTATCGGTTCTGTGTTTTTCAACTCGCCTGATGCTTCCGTTGCTTTCACCGCAAAAGGAGCTGTCCTGTTCTTCGCCATTCTGCTCAACGCCCTTGCCGCCATCACTGAGATCAACAGCTTGTACGACCAGCGCCCGATCGTGGAGAAACATAAATCTTACGCGTTCTATCATCCTTCCACCGAGGCGATGGCTGGAATCGTGTTGGATATCCCGATCAAGTTCACCATGGCGGTCGCCTTCAACCTGACCCTCTACTTCCTTGCCGGTCTAAGAAGAGAACCGTCGCAGTTCTTCATCTTCTTCCTGATCAACTATACTGCGACATTCGTCATGGCAGCCGTCTTCCGCACAATGGCAGCTGTGACCAAAACGATCTCCCAGGCCATGGCTCTTTCCGGTGTGTTGGTTCTCGCCATCGTCATTTACACTGGCTTCGTGGTACCCGTGCGCTACATGGGCGACTGGTTCGGCTGGATTCGCTGGATAAACCCCATCTTCTACGCCTTCGAGATTCTGATCGCGAACGAGTTCCACGGGAGAGAGTTCACGTGTTCTGCGTTCATCCCGGCATACCCCGACAACGTCGCCAATGCTCTCGCCGGTACTGGAGGAACAAGCTTCATCTGCAACGTCGTCGGCGCAGTAGCTGGCGAATTGACTGTCAACGGCGACCGCTACATCGCAGAGTCGTACGGCTACTACTACAGCCACGTCTGGCGCAACTTCGGCATCCTGCTTGCCTTCCTAATCGGCTTCCTGGGCATCTACTTCCTCGCCGTCGAAGTCAACTCCAACACTTCCTCAAGTGCCGAGGTCTTGGTCTTCCGACGGGGACACGTTCCGGCGTATATGCAGGACATGGCCAAGGGCAATGCGAACGATGAGGAGGCTGGTGCGCCGGAGAAGGTTGCTGAGGTCGAAGCACAGCAGAATGAGGAGGGTGGTGTTGATGTCATTTCACCGCAGACGGATATTTTCACGTGGCGCGATGTGTCGTATGATGTTGAGATCAAGGGCGAACCGAGACGGCTGCTGGATAATGTTTCGGGATATGTGAAGCCGGGGACTTTGACGGCGCTAATGGGGACTTCTGGGGCTGGAAAGACAACGCTTCTTGAT GTCCTCGCTCAACGAACCACAATGGGTGTCGTGACCGGATCCATGTTCGTCAACGGAGCTCCTCTCGACGACAGCTTCCAACGCAAAACCGGTTACGTCCAACAACAAGATCTCCACCTCGAAACCTCCACCGTCCGCGAATCTCTCCGCTTCTCCGCAATACTCCGCCAGCCCAAGACCGTAAGCACCAAGGAGAAGTATGACTACGTCGAAGACGTCATCAAGATGCTCAACATGGAAGATTTCGCAGAGGCAGTCGTCGGCGTCCCCGGAGAAGGCTTGAACGTGGAACAACGCAAGCTCCTCACAATCGGCGTGGAACTCGCCGCGAAGCCGAAGCTTCTCCTCTTCCTGGACGAACCGACTAGTGGACTGGACTCGCAGAGTTCCTGGGCTATCTGTGCCTTCCTCCGCAAGCTGGCCGATAGTGGACAGGCTGTACTCTGCACCATCCACCAGCCTAGCGCTATCCTGTTCCAGCAATTCGACAGACTCTTGTTCCTCCGCAAAGGTGGCCAGACCGTCTACTTCGGCAACATCGGTGAACAGTCCCGCACTCTTCTCGGCTACTTCGAGAGCAACGGCGCCCGCAAGTgcgacgacgacgagaaCCCCGCTGAATACATGCTCGAGATCGTTGGTGGTCAGGACCATGACTGGGTCCAGACCTGGAACGACAGCGAACAGTATGGCGAGGTCCAGCAGCAAATCGAGCAATTCCACAGCGAGAAGAAGGGCGCCTCTGCCAACGGCGATGACGATCCTTCAGCCCACTCTGAATTCGCCATGCCTTTCTGGTCACAGGTCTTAGAGGTCACCCGCCGTGTCTTCCAGCAATACTGGCGCATGCCCTCCTACATCATGGCCAAAATGCTCCTCTCGGGCGCCTCCGGCCTCTTCATCGGCTTCTCCTTCTACTCCGCCGACGCCACCCTGCAAGGAATGCAAAACATCGTCTATGCCCTCTTCATGGTCACCACCATCTTCGCCACCCTGGTGCAACAAATCATGCCCCTCTTCGTAACACAACGATCCCTCTACGAAGTCCGCGAACGACCCTCAAAAGCTTACAGCTGGAAAGCTTTCCTCCTGGCCAACATCGTCGTCGAAATTCCCTACCAGATCATCGCCGGCCTCCTCATATACGCGACCTTCTACTACCCCGTCGTCGGCGTCCAGAGCTCCGAACGACAAGGCCTCGTCCTCCTCTTCTGCGTCGTCTTCCTGATCTACGCCTCCACCTTCGCACACATGTGCATCGCCGCCATGCCCGATGCGCAAACCGCCGGCGCGATCGTCACCCTCCTCTTCGCCATGACCCTCATCTTCAACGGCGTCATGCAAAGCCCCACCGGCCTCCCAGGCTTCTGGATCTTCATGTACCGCGTCTCGCCCATGACTTATTGGGTCGCCGGGATGGCCGCGACAATGCTTCACGGCCGCCAAGTCACCTGCTCCCAACAAGAATTGAGTGTGATCGACCCGCCCGGAGGCCTTACGTGTCAAGCCTACTTCGAGCCTTACCTCCAACAAGCACCCGGCTACCTCCTCAACCCGGACGCTACAGAACAATGCGGATACTGCTCCATCAGCGTCGCTGACACCTTCCTCGCCGGCTCGGGAATTCAGTGGGGCGACAGATGGCGCAACTTCGGCATCATGTGGGCGTACGTTTTCTTCAATATTTTCGCGGCTGTCATGTTGTATTATTTCTTCCGCGTCCGGAGTAGCAGCAAGAAGAGTAAAACGAGCAAGACCAAGAAGAACGACAAGAGCAACGAGGGAACGAACGCGGATCAGCAGGCGAAGAAGGGGAATACCGCTGCTGCGATGAGTTTTGCGGGTGTGGGGACTAGTGCGGCGGGTGTGGCGAATGGGTATCTGACGAATAATTTGCAGAGGGTCAGTACGAATAAGAGGAATGCGCATATTTATTAG
- a CDS encoding Killer toxin subunits alpha/beta, which yields MTYDLHGQWDHGNTFTNLGCPNGNCLRSQINQTKTESALSMLTKAGVDSSKIMLGQPLYGRSFKMTDPSCYTAECTFTGPSIGAQPGDCTGTPGYIANLEIRNIINGGEYDVQQYNSLEAGDILVYGGNWVSWMTGLTYYRRSDYARGLGLGGTSDWAIDLNYTGDAGGGSGGNNSTNGTGSGVVTIDPSIYGNPNPQVTCQPPCTFVLPPWTLPYTTTITPAPVTSSIVDYWPYVTTISGTVTSTLYISKTTVTTITPAPVTTTEIPVSNVEWTDTDQSIIFLTSSVILPPVTLTQDSTVYTTDGMTITIPGITYKYSQGPYPPVTRPTPGTTSSPGMAGNPTSTETPTSSSTYGIFPPPTSCGSCPPSITPIIGPPGPLCKTGCVIQCILFCSPELPCIGPQCNCIGVGCPGGGGCVGPGCSGSDSDNPGDNAPSDPDEEDKCEIDISTGLRDNGNFPVFDASTGQISCDGSMEPGECQQRIDNNMESVQNQLESDQQCCPTGSGAKLRRRESNGMLTNLLHDASDSFGALFKRQGGSCPQPASDPRRPAQGQCLVTYTCPPDLFPGVCGNAKSAIQDRGMTSILSHITGSSIYKTEPWHKGHFKWKSGTPKGGWKLDCCEVEEYPFGAGNPNRNPTGDRIFNWDNVPTLRLIPGGRFGLHLENQTHANHLKAFLNSVKQDYSLPNLNRIVYCVDFPAGFDNFIPENSPDNFCAVAYGEQSTLVNGTPTRRRSTSLRGPLLRAYDNCIAHEHLQRAFRLPECRRSTWMRDSL from the exons ATGACTTACGATCTGCATGG GCAATGGGATCATGGCAACACTTTCACGAACCTCGGCTGCCCTAATGGCAACTGTCTCAGGTCGCAGATCAATCAGACAAAGACTGAGTCCGCTCTCTCAATGCTTACTAAAGCAGGA GTCGATTCAAGTAAGATCATGCTCGGACAGCCATTGTACGGACGTAGCTTCAAGATGACGGATCCCAGCTGTTACACCGCGGAGTGCACGTTCACGGGCCCGTCAATTGGTGCCCAGCCTGGTGATTGCACCGGGACACCAGGCTATATTGCCAACCTGGAGATCCGCAACATCATCAATGGCGGCGAGTATGATGTTCAGCAATATAACTCTCTTGAAGCTGGGGATATTCTGGTCTACGGTGGCAATTGGGTCTCGTGGATGACGGGCTTAACGTACTATCGACGAAGTGATTATGCTCGAGGCCTTGGACTGGGAGGGACGTCCGATTGG GCTATTGACTTGAATTATACCGGCGACGCTGGTGGAGGTAGCGGTGGAAACAACAGCACCAACGGTACCGGTAGCGGTGTTGTGACTATCGATCCATCAATCTACGGGAATCCTAACCCACAAGTCACCTGCCAGCCACCATGCACGTTCGTGCTCCCACCATGGACCTTGCCGTATACCACCACCATCACCCCAGCCCCGGTCACGTCTTCGATTGTTGACTACTGGCCGTACGTGACTACGATCAGTGGCACCGTCACGAGTACCCTCTATATTTCGAAGACCACCG TGACTACCATCACGCCAGCGCCGGTGACCACGACAGAGATTCCGGTATCGAACGTGGAGTGGACCGACACTGACCAGAGCATCATCTTCCTGACAAGCAGTGTCATTCTTCCACCGGTCACATTGACCCAGGATTCCACGGTCTACACAACAGATGGCATGACGATCACGATCCCGGGTATCACCTACAAGTACAGTCAAGGACCATATCCGCCGGTGACAAGGCCGACTCCTGGAACCACCTCTAGTCCCGGGATGGCTGGGAATCCCACCAGCACCGAAACGCCGACCTCATCATCCACATATGGAATCTTTCCACCTCCAACCTCGTGTGGCTCATGTCCGCCATCTATCACTCCAATCATTGGTCCACCTGGCCCTCTTTGTAAGACTGGCTGCGTGATTCAATGTATATTATTCTGCTCGCCAGAACTGCCGTGTATTGGTCCGCAGTGTAACTGCATCGGGGTCGGATGTCCTGGAGGAGGTGGCTGTGTTGGTCCTGGATGTTCTGGCTCTGATAGTGACAATCCAGGCGACAATGCCCCCAGTGACCCCGATGAGGAAGATAAGTGTGAGATCGATATATCCACCGGTCTCCGCGACAACGGCAATTTCCCAGTATTTGATGCTTCAACCGGACAGATCAGCTGCGATGGGTCGATGGAGCCGGGCGAATGCCAACAGCGCATTGACAATAACATGGAGAGCGTGCAGAACCAGCTCGAAAGCGATCAGCAGTGCTGCCCTACTGGCAGTGGTGCCAAATTACGACGGCGTGAGTCAAACGGCATGTTAACGAATCTGTTACATGATGCGAGTGATTCCTTCGGTGCTCTTTTTAAACGACAGGGCGGTTCCTGCCCTCAGCCTGCAAGCGATCCACGGCGGCCGGCTCAAGGGCAGTGTCTCGTTACGTACACGTGCCCTCCGGACCTATTCCCGGGTGTGTGTGGCAATGCCAAATCGGCCATTCAAGACAGGGGCATGACGTCTATTTTGTCGCATATTACTGGCAGCAGCATTTACAAGACGGAACCCTGGCACAAAGGCCACTTCAAATGGAAGTCTGGTACTCCAAAGGGAGGCTGGAAGCTGGATTGTTGCGAAGTCGAAGAATATCCTTTTGGCGCTGGAAATCCTAATCGCAATCCCACCGGCGATAGAATCTTCAACTGGGACAACGTCCCCACGCTCCGTCTCATACCCGGCGGCAGATTCGGGCTGCACCTGGAGAATCAAACCCATGCCAACCACCTCAAAGCGTTCCTCAACAGCGTGAAGCAAGACTATAGCCTGCCGAACCTCAACCGCATCGTCTACTGTGTTGACTTCCCGGCGGGATTTGACAATTTTATCCCTGAGAATTCACCGGACAACTTTTGCGCCGTGGCATATGGAGAACAGTCCACCCTGGTCAATGGAACTCCAACACGTCGCCGATCCACCTCGCTGCGCGGTCCTCTGTTACGCGCCTACGACAACTGCATCGCCCACGAGCACCTGCAACGTGCCTTCAGGCTGCCAGAATGTCGCCGATCCACCTGGATGCGCGATTCTCTGTGA